A stretch of Cicer arietinum cultivar CDC Frontier isolate Library 1 chromosome 5, Cicar.CDCFrontier_v2.0, whole genome shotgun sequence DNA encodes these proteins:
- the LOC101506647 gene encoding probable methyltransferase PMT25, giving the protein MAPGKNSRGDGRNLSNYCSTVPVAVFVAFCLVGIWIVMSSIVPVQDSVMQVSDTIIEVQNIANQTGLRQFEDKLGDIQEESARRDTQTPNSQSESNPENQDDQNETEKVFDTTAEDHQQEVIRDISGRKNDLEKGLGNKIEGSYQVEHVKETSDENKSDESLGDSELGTENSMGEVAQQDEIISETEEERIKQNPQSNMESHENSLASKEGTSIEASTKNGAWSTQAAKSWHDKKSQKSSISIDNSKYEWKLCNTTSGSDYIPCLDNLKAIRKLRSISHYQHRERHCPDEVPTCLVSLPKGYRSPIRWPKSREMIWYKNAPHTKLVETKGHQNWIKVSGEYLTFPGGGTQFKFGALHYIEFIQKSLPNIAWGKRSRVILDVGCGVASFGGYLFEKDVLTMSIAPKDVHEAQVQFALERGIPATLGVMGTKRLPFPGSVFDLVHCARCRVPWHIEGGKLLLELNRVLRPGGYFVWSATPVYQKDPENIGIWNDMGTITKSMCWDLVVIANDKLNGVAAAIYRKPTDNECYDRRWKNEPPMCSESDDPNAAWNVSLQACMHKVPIGVSERGTIWPEQWPLRLEKPPYWLNSLTGVYGRAATVEFTADYRHWKNVISHSYLNGMGINWSSVRNVMDMKAVYGGFSAALRALKLNVWVMNVVPIDSPDTLAVIYERGLFGIYHDWCESFSTYPRSYDLLHADSLFSTLKERCNIVAVIAEVDRMLRPEGYLIIRDNVETIDEIENMAKSLHWDVRFRYAKLGEGLLCLQKTLWRPTKVETVVSAIA; this is encoded by the exons ATGGCGCCAGGGAAGAATTCCCGAGGCGATGGGAGGAACTTATCAAACTACTGTTCAACAGTCCCAGTAGCTGTGTTTGTTGCATTTTGTTTAGTTGGTATATGGATTGTGATGTCATCCATTGTTCCAGTTCAGGATTCAGTCATGCAGGTATCTGACACCATTATTGAGGTGCAAAATATAGCTAATCAAACTGGTTTGAGGCAATTCGAAGACAAGTTAGGCGATATACAAGAAGAATCGGCAAGGAGAGATACCCAAACCCCAAATTCTCAGAGTGAAAGCAATCCAGAAAACCAGGATGACCAAAATGAAACTGAAAAAGTGTTTGATACTACTGCTGAAGATCACCAGCAAGAGGTTATCCGAGACATCTCGGGTAGAAAGAATGATTTGGAGAAAGGCCTTGGGAATAAAATTGAGGGAAGTTATCAAGTGGAACATGTGAAGGAAACTTCAGATGAAAATAAATCTGACGAGAGTTTAGGTGATAGCGAATTAGGGACAGAAAACAGTATGGGTGAAGTCGCACAACAAGACGAGATTATCAGTGAGACTGAGGAGGAGAGAATCAAGCAAAATCCTCAGAGTAACATGGAAAGCCATGAAAACAGTCTAGCTTCAAAAGAAGGAACTTCAATTGAAGCTAGCACCAAAAATGGAGCTTGGTCAACTCAAGCTGCAAAGTCGTGGCATGACAAGAAATCGCAGAAGTCTTCAATCTCTATTGATAACAGCAAATATGAATGGAAACTTTGTAATACAACTTCAGGATCAGATTACATTCCTTGTCTCGACAATTTGAAAGCGATTAGAAAACTTCGAAGCATAAGTCACTATCAACATCGAGAGAGGCATTGTCCGGATGAAGTTCCCACTTGTCTTGTTTCTCTTCCGAAGGGTTATAGAAGTCCAATTAGGTGGCCTAAAAGCAGGGAAATG ATATGGTACAAGAATGCTCCTCATACAAAGCTTGTAGAAACTAAGGGTCATCAAAACTGGATCAAAGTATCTGGTGAATACCTTACTTTTCCTGGTGGTGGAACCCAATTTAAGTTTGGTGCTCTTCATTACATTGAATTCATTCAAAAA TCTCTTCCAAATATTGCATGGGGGAAGAGAAGTCGTGTGATATTGGATGTTGGGTGCGGAGTAGCGAGCTTTGGTGGCTATCTGTTTGAAAAAGATGTTCTGACCATGTCAATTGCTCCTAAAGACGTGCACGAAGCACAAGTGCAATTTGCACTGGAGCGGGGAATTCCTGCAACTTTAGGTGTCATGGGCACTAAAAGATTACCGTTTCCTGGTTCTGTCTTTGATCTTGTCCATTGCGCTCGTTGTAGAGTCCCTTGGCACATAGAAG GTGGCAAGCTACTCTTAGAGCTGAATCGTGTCTTGCGACCAGGAGGTTACTTTGTATGGTCTGCTACTCCAGTGTATCAAAAGGATCCAGAAAATATCGGGATTTGGAATG ACATGGGTACAATTACAAAGTCAATGTGCTGGGATCTGGTGGTTATTGCAAACGATAAATTGAATGGCGTGGCTGCGGCAATATATAGAAAACCAACCGACAATGAATGCTATGATAGAAGATGGAAAAACGAGCCACCAATGTGTAGTGAATCCGATGATCCAAATGCTGCctg GAATGTATCGCTACAGGCTTGTATGCACAAAGTGCCAATAGGTGTATCAGAGCGCGGAACAATCTGGCCGGAGCAATGGCCACTGAGGTTGGAGAAACCACCGTATTGGTTAAACTCTCTAACTGGTGTTTACGGAAGAGCTGCTACTGTGGAATTCACTGCCGATTACAGGCATTGGAAAAATGTTATTTCACATTCATATTTAAATGGAATGGGGATCAATTGGTCTTCAGTGAGAAATGTCATGGACATGAAAGCTGTTTATGGAGG ATTTTCTGCTGCACTCCGAGCCTTGAAATTGAATGTTTGGGTAATGAATGTGGTTCCAATTGATTCTCCAGACACATTAGCAGTAATTTATGAGCGTGGATTATTCGGTATTTATCATGATTGGTGCGAGTCGTTTAGCACCTATCCTAGATCATATGATCTTCTCCATGCCGATTCTTTATTCTCAACACTTAAAGAAAG GTGCAACATAGTGGCAGTGATTGCAGAAGTTGATAGAATGTTGAGACCAGAAGGATATTTGATAATAAGAGACAATGTTGAAACAATTGATGAGATAGAGAACATGGCGAAATCTCTACATTGGGATGTTCGGTTCAGGTATGCGAAACTCGGGGAGGGTTTACTTTGCCTTCAGAAGACACTTTGGCGGCCGACGAAGGTTGAAACCGTTGTGTCAGCCATTGCCTAG
- the LOC101506328 gene encoding LOW QUALITY PROTEIN: wall-associated receptor kinase 2-like (The sequence of the model RefSeq protein was modified relative to this genomic sequence to represent the inferred CDS: inserted 1 base in 1 codon), producing MNLKNSKAMALNSKQLMMMMVLVVLYTKTATQPMSLPNCPTKCGSVTIPFPFGTTKDCSLDNTFLIDCNQTSSTSTSIYIPYLPKSNQSVLNISLNGELHVEWPVASDCYAEKGKLLNQTPKVINMKHFHISSTRNKLMAVGCDTVGALVVIDSKGKNYTTGCVALCNMRDDIVANGSCTGSGCCEIPIPQGHLLSTVVYVSGGVFNNHSVVHDFNPCGYAFLVEDGAYSFTTTDILKLEKKEFPVLLDWAVGNQTCQKAQKDYSSYACKAGNSTCYNATERPGYLCKCFDGYWGNPYLIHGCQDINECMESNDCVEGATCLNLPGSYHCLCPAGNDGDGTWNGTRCSRKSSTKSRKQIILIIALSVSVSLVALLVGSFYAYWTSKKRKLIKLKEQYFQQNGGLLLQQQIVRHGESTETAKLFSVEELSEATNNFDESKILGQGGQGTVYKGVLQDNRTVAIKKSKISDPNQIEPFINEVVVLSQINHRNVVKLLGCCLETEVPLLVYEFIPNGTVYEHLHXPNQSSKLTWKTRLRIAKETAGVLAYLHSAASTPIIHRDVKSTNILLDRNLTAKVSDFGASRIVPLDRSQITTLVQGTLGYLDPEYFHTSQLTDKSDVYSFGVVLAELLTGKKALSFSRPEKDRNLAVYFFSSIKEGQLLHILDKSIDEANIEQLKEVAHIAERCLRVKGEERPTMKEVAMELEGILVIEEHRWGSDRLSSEETENLLKAAPSVINVENGVGRSLINSSDSYSINQMSMSLIGGR from the exons ATGAACTTGAAAAATAGTAAAGCCATGGCTTTGAACTCAAAACagctgatgatgatgatggttcTTGTGGTCCTTTATACAAAAACAGCAACTCAACCAATGTCACTACCAAACTGCCCAACAAAGTGTGGTTCTGTCACCATTCCCTTTCCATTTGGAACCACCAAGGATTGTTCCCTTGACAACACCTTTCtcatcgattgcaaccaaacatCTTCAACTTCAACCTCAATATACATACCTTACTTGCCAAAGAGTAATCAAAGTGTCTTAAACATCTCACTCAATGGTGAACTGCACGTTGAATGGCCAGTAGCTAGCGATTGCTATGCTGAAAAGGGAAAACTCCTGAACCAAACACCTAAGGTTATCAATATGAAACATTTTCACATCTCATCAACTCGAAACAAGTTGATGGCAGTTGGTTGTGACACGGTTGGAGCACTCGTAGTTATTGACTCAAAGGGAAAGAACTACACAACAGGATGTGTGGCTTTGTGCAACATGCGTGATGATATTGTGGCAAATGGGTCTTGCACTGGCTCTGGTTGTTGCGAGATTCCAATACCTCAAGGTCACCTGTTATCAACAGTAGTCTATGTTTCTGGAGGTGTATTCAATAATCACTCAGTAGTACATGACTTCAATCCATGTGGCTATGCTTTTTTGGTTGAAGATGGAGCCTACAGCTTCACAACCACAGACATCCTCAAGTTGGAGAAGAAAGAGTTTCCTGTCTTGTTGGATTGGGCGGTAGGGAATCAAACGTGTCAGAAAGCTCAGAAGGATTATTCAAGTTATGCGTGTAAAGCTGGCAATAGTACATGTTACAATGCAACCGAGAGACCTGGTTACCTTTGCAAATGCTTTGATGGATATTGGGGAAATCCTTACCTCATTCATGGTTGCCAAG ATATTAATGAGTGCATGGAGTCCAATGACTGTGTTGAGGGGGCAACATGCCTCAATCTTCCTGGAAGCTACCATTGTTTATGTCCGGCAGGAAATGACGGAGACGGGACATGGAATGGAACAAGATGCAGTCGGAAATCCAGTACCAAATCAAGGAAACAGATCATATTGATCATTGCATTGA GTGTGAGCGTAAGCCTCGTAGCACTACTGGTGGGAAGCTTTTATGCATATTGGACATCGAAGAAAAGAAAGCTCATTAAACTTAAAGAGCAATATTTTCAACAAAACGGTGGTTTACTGTTACAACAACAGATAGTGAGGCATGGAGAGTCAACTGAAACTGCTAAACTCTTCAGTGTTGAGGAGCTAAGCGAAGCAACCAACAACTTCGATGAAAGCAAGATCCTTGGCCAAGGTGGCCAGGGAACAGTTTACAAAGGAGTTTTACAAGATAACAGAACTGTAGCAATAAAGAAGTCCAAAATCAGTGACCCAAACCAGATTGAGCCGTTCATCAATGAAGTGGTCGTTCTTTCCCAAATCAACCATAGGAATGTGGTAAAGCTCTTGGGATGTTGTTTAGAGACAGAAGTTCCCTTGCTTGTTTATGAATTCATTCCCAATGGTACTGTTTATGAGCATCTTC ATCCAAACCAATCTTCAAAACTTACATGGAAAACAAGATTGAGAATAGCAAAAGAAACTGCTGGAGTCCTGGCATACTTGCATTCTGCTGCTTCTACACCAATCATACATAGAGATGTCAAATCTACAAATATACTACTGGATCGCAATCTCACTGCAAAAGTTTCTGACTTTGGAGCTTCTAGGATTGTTCCTCTTGATCGAAGTCAGATAACCACTCTAGTGCAGGGGACATTGGGGTATCTTGACCCAGAATACTTCCACACAAGCCAATTAACAGATAAGAGTGATGTCTATAGCTTTGGGGTTGTCCTAGCAGAGCTACTGACAGGAAAGAAGGCACTGTCTTTTAGCAGGCCAGAGAAAGATAGAAACCTTGCAGTGTACTTCTTTTCTTCAATAAAAGAGGGTCAGTTACTTCATATTCTGGACAAAAGTATAGATGAGGCAAATATTGAGCAACTAAAGGAAGTTGCCCATATTGCAGAAAGGTGTTTACGGGTAAAGGGTGAGGAAAGACCCACCATGAAAGAAGTGGCAATGGAACTAGAGGGAATATTAGTTATTGAAGAGCACCGTTGGGGAAGTGACCGTTTGTCTTCAGAAGAGACTGAAAACTTGCTCAAAGCTGCGCCATCTGTTATCAATGTTGAAAATGGCGTTGGCAGAAGTCTTATTAATTCTTCTGACTCATATAGCATAAATCAGATGTCGATGTCATTGATTGGTGGAAGATGA